From Candidatus Eisenbacteria bacterium:
ATCTCGGCGTGCTTCTCGGTAGCAACGACTATCTGGCCAAAGTAATCCTCGAGACTTTGAGACTTGATTGCCTTGTCGAGACTTTCCCTTACCTTGTTCTCGTGCCCCGAATACGTATGGACCACGTACCATGCTTTTGGCATTTCAGACCCCTAAACCGTCAGAACACATTTATGACTGCTGCCTGCGGACACTCCGATCTTGTTCGCACCGGTCACCTGATAATGAATCCGAGAAACATCGAGAGTATTCTGTCGACGGCGCCGGTGAAGACTCCGATAAAGGTCACCGCTACGATCACAACGACCGTGGATTCCCTGAGCGCCTTCCTGCTGGGCCAGGTCACCTTTGCCGATTCAACCCTTACTTCCTTGAGGAACTCGGTCGTTCTTTGAACGATTCCCATCTATGTCTCTCCCCTGGCGCACATCTAAAAACACTTCGTTGCAGGCCCGGATACTTGGCAGGCCTGGAGGGATTTCTTCTCCCCCGAACTCTTCCGAGTTCTCCGCCGAAGCCCTCCGCATCGCCTGCGGCTCTCAATAGGGGCTTCGCCCCTCTTGCGCTTGCCCTGCGGGCTCGCTGTCACCCCCAAAGCATGAGGGAGAGTTCTCCCTCAAACTCCTTCAGCTCGCCCAAGCGAGCTACTCTCTGACGCTCCCTCTGGTCGCTCTTCCTCCACAGGAGGCGCTCGGGTCGGCTTCAAATCCCTCTAGCTCTGCCTGATTCAAAATACACTTGGCAGGCCTGGAGGGATTTCTTCTCCCCCGAACTCTTCCGAGTTCTCCGCC
This genomic window contains:
- the secE gene encoding preprotein translocase subunit SecE, coding for MGIVQRTTEFLKEVRVESAKVTWPSRKALRESTVVVIVAVTFIGVFTGAVDRILSMFLGFIIR